One genomic region from Bacillus sp. SLBN-46 encodes:
- a CDS encoding dimethylsulfonioproprionate lyase family protein, giving the protein MFHTSEENNEYRYGTHGPKYLSKGPNVDIGVVLLKPGDDHDNHYHTTCEEIFYILEGEIDIYINGEPVHVKPGDILQVRPMEAHYLKNTNTVDFKAVFIKSPHISERDSVIVDNPKIKE; this is encoded by the coding sequence ATGTTTCACACAAGTGAGGAAAACAATGAATATCGTTATGGCACCCATGGCCCCAAATACTTATCTAAAGGACCCAATGTGGATATTGGAGTGGTTCTTTTAAAACCTGGTGATGATCATGATAACCACTATCATACAACCTGTGAGGAAATCTTCTATATCCTTGAAGGTGAAATTGATATTTATATAAACGGTGAACCTGTCCATGTAAAGCCAGGTGACATACTTCAGGTACGACCTATGGAAGCACACTACTTAAAAAACACGAATACTGTTGATTTTAAAGCTGTATTTATAAAATCGCCACATATCAGTGAAAGAGATTCCGTTATCGTTGATAACCCAAAAATAAAGGAGTGA
- the lsrF gene encoding 3-hydroxy-5-phosphonooxypentane-2,4-dione thiolase codes for MNWGFKNRMNQILPGGKAVMLAIDHGYFLGPVHGLEKPGETVKDLLPHTDSLFVTRGTLDACIPADVSKPVLLRVSGGPSVLNDLANEHIVTPVKEAIRHNVVGVGVSIFVGSAYETQTVTNLANVVTESHEYGLPVLAITAVGKELEKRDARFLGLASRIGAEMGADIVKTYYCEDFEKVTSTCPVPIVIAGGPKLETIKDALDLTYNAMNQGAAGVDMGRNIWQSEYPEAMIRAINGIVHKGLSVKEALELYSQLTQTKVF; via the coding sequence ATGAATTGGGGATTTAAAAATAGAATGAATCAAATTTTACCAGGCGGGAAAGCCGTTATGTTGGCAATTGACCACGGTTATTTCCTTGGACCCGTCCACGGCCTTGAAAAGCCTGGAGAAACCGTCAAGGACCTTTTGCCACATACCGACTCTTTGTTTGTCACACGGGGGACATTGGATGCATGCATTCCTGCAGATGTAAGTAAGCCTGTCCTATTACGAGTTTCTGGTGGACCGAGTGTGTTGAATGATTTAGCTAACGAGCACATTGTTACCCCAGTTAAAGAAGCCATTAGACATAACGTGGTTGGAGTCGGCGTATCTATTTTTGTCGGTTCTGCTTACGAGACTCAAACGGTGACAAACTTAGCAAATGTCGTTACTGAATCACACGAGTATGGGTTACCTGTTCTAGCCATTACTGCTGTTGGCAAGGAACTAGAAAAACGCGATGCTAGATTCCTAGGCCTTGCTTCTCGTATTGGTGCTGAAATGGGAGCAGACATTGTTAAAACCTATTACTGTGAAGACTTTGAAAAAGTAACAAGCACGTGTCCCGTTCCAATCGTTATTGCTGGAGGTCCTAAACTAGAAACAATTAAAGATGCACTGGATTTAACCTATAACGCGATGAACCAGGGCGCTGCAGGTGTGGATATGGGGCGTAATATTTGGCAGTCCGAATACCCTGAAGCGATGATTCGTGCCATTAATGGGATTGTTCACAAAGGGTTAAGTGTGAAGGAAGCGCTAGAACTTTATTCACAGCTAACACAAACCAAGGTATTTTAA
- a CDS encoding cupin domain-containing protein, translating into MYNVPYMYPYQYPYYANVPMYNYGRQSVYTTYPNGVVHANRFDSFRSSNGNGSVLLTDYGPNPFVVNINEASKQNNTYRTALWTGTHLQVTLMSLNVGEDIGLEMHPNVDQFLRIEQGQGIVQMGKSKENLNFERHVSDDSAIMIPAGTWHNLTNTGNIPLKLYSIYAPPNHPFGTVHGTKADAMAAEEGNSHGNGNTDVFGKTPDEWIQHTEFLVKEGLEDVKRGINATHILQEFILMGVLVGKGYSPEKAYETVEEWERTGKSKLLVQSKNM; encoded by the coding sequence ATGTACAATGTTCCCTATATGTATCCTTATCAATATCCTTATTATGCTAATGTACCAATGTATAACTATGGAAGACAGTCTGTTTATACAACTTATCCTAATGGGGTAGTGCACGCTAACCGATTTGATTCATTTCGCTCTTCCAACGGTAATGGAAGTGTTCTATTAACAGATTATGGACCAAATCCATTTGTCGTTAATATCAATGAAGCATCGAAGCAAAACAATACGTATCGGACAGCCTTATGGACAGGGACACATCTACAAGTTACTTTGATGAGCCTCAATGTTGGTGAAGATATCGGTTTGGAAATGCATCCAAATGTTGATCAATTCTTACGGATTGAACAAGGCCAGGGGATTGTTCAAATGGGCAAGAGTAAAGAGAATTTAAACTTTGAAAGACATGTCTCTGATGATTCTGCCATAATGATACCTGCTGGAACATGGCATAATCTAACCAATACAGGTAATATTCCGCTAAAACTTTATTCAATATATGCTCCTCCTAACCATCCTTTTGGTACTGTTCATGGTACCAAAGCAGATGCCATGGCTGCGGAAGAAGGCAACAGTCACGGCAATGGAAATACAGATGTTTTTGGAAAGACTCCAGATGAATGGATACAGCACACGGAATTTTTGGTAAAAGAAGGATTAGAGGATGTTAAAAGAGGAATAAATGCGACACATATTCTTCAAGAATTTATTCTAATGGGCGTTCTTGTAGGGAAAGGGTATTCTCCTGAAAAAGCATATGAAACAGTAGAAGAATGGGAACGTACAGGAAAATCCAAACTTCTTGTGCAAAGCAAAAATATGTAG
- a CDS encoding DMT family transporter has product MILGLLFSLLAGSLLSVQNIFNSKVSERAGSWATTTLVLGLGFLASMIFGLIFEGKELFQLQNMKLWYWFSGLLGIGVVTFIVQGMKHLGPSYAIAIVFASQLAFALLWDSLGLLGLEKVPFTFKQLIGVLVIVGGVVVFKFGSRRESQVRAKKMLELTNEV; this is encoded by the coding sequence ATGATACTGGGATTATTATTCTCGCTGCTGGCGGGATCGCTGCTTAGCGTGCAAAATATTTTCAACAGTAAGGTAAGCGAACGCGCCGGATCATGGGCCACGACCACATTAGTATTAGGGCTAGGATTTCTCGCTTCCATGATTTTCGGCCTGATTTTTGAAGGAAAAGAATTATTTCAGTTACAAAACATGAAGCTTTGGTACTGGTTCAGTGGCTTACTTGGGATAGGGGTGGTTACCTTTATCGTTCAGGGGATGAAGCACCTTGGACCAAGCTATGCCATCGCGATTGTCTTTGCATCACAGCTCGCATTTGCTTTATTGTGGGACTCACTCGGATTATTAGGATTAGAAAAAGTTCCATTTACTTTTAAGCAGTTAATTGGTGTGCTGGTTATCGTCGGTGGGGTTGTTGTTTTTAAATTTGGGAGTAGACGGGAAAGCCAAGTGCGTGCTAAAAAAATGTTAGAGTTAACGAATGAAGTTTGA
- a CDS encoding Crp/Fnr family transcriptional regulator, with product MKEIKDRAQLQAYKETYQLEPIFNQQLNPYLSLYSFEEGELICTQGEPSEYLYVLVKGKVKIYNNSSEGKTLILSFKTPLEVIGDLEYVQGIDFVNTVEAVSSVSMIGIHHRWLKKYAKDHAPFLQFLLEIITKKFHLKSKSMSLTIMYPVEVRLASYLMSVSLDESVSLNKRQISISIKDTANLIGTSYRHLNRVIGQLCKDGLIERKKGVILIKDREGLRILAGDNIYE from the coding sequence ATGAAAGAGATAAAAGATCGTGCGCAATTACAAGCATATAAAGAGACATATCAGCTGGAACCCATATTTAATCAACAACTGAACCCATACTTGTCTCTATACAGCTTTGAAGAAGGAGAACTCATTTGTACGCAGGGTGAACCTTCCGAGTATTTATACGTTCTTGTGAAGGGCAAAGTGAAAATCTATAATAACTCATCTGAAGGCAAAACGCTCATCCTTTCGTTTAAGACACCTCTTGAGGTCATTGGGGATCTTGAATACGTGCAGGGGATTGATTTTGTTAATACAGTGGAGGCTGTTTCGTCAGTTAGTATGATTGGTATTCATCATCGCTGGTTGAAAAAATATGCTAAAGATCATGCACCGTTCCTGCAATTTTTATTAGAAATTATCACGAAAAAATTCCATTTGAAATCGAAATCAATGAGTTTGACTATCATGTATCCAGTCGAAGTACGTTTGGCCAGTTATCTCATGTCGGTCTCTTTGGATGAATCCGTCTCACTGAATAAAAGACAAATTAGCATTAGTATCAAGGATACGGCCAATTTGATTGGAACAAGTTATCGGCATTTAAATCGCGTAATCGGCCAATTGTGTAAAGATGGTTTAATCGAGCGGAAAAAGGGAGTCATCCTCATCAAAGATAGGGAAGGATTGAGGATATTGGCTGGAGATAATATTTACGAATAG
- a CDS encoding DMT family transporter — MKGIFFAFLAGAFITLQGVANTKISNDIGTWQAATITQLIGFIVALLILMFTREKKYQGFTQVKPLYLVGGTFGAVVVFSNVTAIQHIGVTFTVAVILIAQLCLTFIIDSNGWFGLTKQKMKLPQFIGIGMMIAGVLILRF; from the coding sequence ATGAAAGGAATCTTTTTTGCCTTTTTAGCCGGGGCGTTTATTACCCTGCAAGGAGTAGCAAACACTAAAATTAGTAATGATATAGGCACATGGCAAGCTGCAACCATTACACAGTTAATCGGATTTATAGTGGCCTTACTTATACTCATGTTCACCAGAGAAAAAAAATACCAAGGCTTCACGCAGGTAAAACCGTTATATTTAGTCGGCGGTACCTTCGGGGCGGTTGTCGTTTTTAGCAACGTCACGGCGATTCAGCATATTGGTGTTACCTTTACAGTTGCCGTAATACTGATTGCTCAGCTTTGTCTAACCTTTATAATAGACAGTAACGGATGGTTCGGCTTAACAAAGCAAAAAATGAAGCTACCGCAGTTTATTGGTATCGGAATGATGATTGCTGGGGTATTGATTCTTAGGTTTTAA